In the genome of Rhodospirillales bacterium, the window GCGACGGCGCGGCGCGATCAAGCCGCTTGGGATCTGCTCAACACTCCAGAGTTTCAAAGGTTGCGGCGCATTCGGCAACTTGGCGTTTCGGAATTCACATTCCCAGGGGCGACACATACGCGCTTCGCTCACTCAGTTGGTGTTTTCCATACGGCGCGGGCCTTGGTCAATGTGCTCGGGAAGTTAATTCCCGATGCGGAGTTTGATCGCGACCGCGCGGACCTAGCGGTTCTTGCGGCATTATTGCACGATCTCGGACATGGCCCCTTCAGCCACGCCTTCGAAAGCGCGCAGAAGAAGCGCGGTTCGAAGAAGAGCCACGAGAACTGGACGTCCGACATCATCCTCAATCCAAAAGGATACATACAACCGATTCTCGAGAATTTCCGTCAGGGGATAACGGAGCACATCGCCGACCTGCTTACGGCCGAAGTGCCGAAGGACGTCTATCACGCAGTCGTTTCGAGTTCCTTTGACGCGGACCGGCTTGACTATCTTCGGCGTGACCGATTGATGACGGGAAGGGGCGCAGGTGCGATCGATTTTGACTGGTTAATCGACAATCTGCGCATCGCCGAGGTTCGACGCGGCGGCGACGATGACGTTGACAGCGAACCCGTCATGACCTTTTGCCTCGATGAAAAAGCCCTTCAGGCGGCCGAATCCTTTCTTCTCGCCCGATACCATCTTTTCGAGCAGGTCTATCTCCACAAGGCAACTCGCTGCGTCGAAGCGATGTTGCGGGCGCTTCTTGAAAGAGTGGCGGAGGCTGCGAAGGGTCGGGGCCATACCAAACTCGGGCTCGACAAGACCGATCCGCTGATCCGCTTCTTCAAAACCGGGGCGAGACCGTCCAGAATGTCTTGCACTTGACGATTTCACGATGTGGGCGAGCATCAGTCGGATCGCCAACAGTGAGAACCGCGAAGCCGCCGACCTCGCGCGGCGATTGCGGGAGCGAAAGCTTTACAAGGCACTCGATATCAACATCGAATGCCCAGCCTTGCCCGGGGAGCAACTGGAGCAGACTGAGGAACGCCGTCAGCGAGAGATCATGAGAATTGAGAGCGCGCTAAGCTCGGAGAACAACGCGCTTGTCCTAAAGGATGCCGGATCGATCAATATCTACGGCGAATTTGGTGCAGAACAGGCACAGACGCACAAAATGCTGTCAATCAGATTGCGGAGTGGCTCAACCCATGAAATCACGGAACTGTCGCCGACTATTCGTACACTGAGCAAGAAAGAACAGTCGTCCGTTTTTATTTTCCGGACGACGGACTGCGCGACAAAGCACGAGTGGGAGGAGCACAATGACGGCTTTAGATGAACTGATCACTGATACACTTGCTGCGGCCGACGGAGAAATAGTCAATACCTGGCTCCAGAAGATCTTTTATCTTCTGGAGCAAGCCGGAATGAAAAGCGGCGTCGCTTACCATTACCATCATTACGGTCCTTATTCGCGGCAACTCGACGAGGCTTTGGACCGAGCGCAAGCGCTGCACAGCATCCAAGAAAAAATTGCGTATCGTCAGACTGACGGCATGCCATATAGCATATTTTCGTTGCACAAAGAGGAAGGGAGCGGCGGATCCGAGAAGATGGGAAAACTTCCCTTCGAAGAGGCCCGCGAGTTGGTTGCTGCGATGAAGACCCAGTCTTCCACGGTGCTGGAACTCGCCGCGACCATCCACTGGCTCGATAAGGTCGAGAAGAAATCTGACTGGAAACGGGAACTTATACGGCGGAAGGGCATGAAGACGGAGCACGGACGGATGGAAGAGGCCGTCGCTCTGCTGAAAAGGCTACGCTTGAGCCCAGATCAGCGAATACCTTGACAGAATATTTCGAGGCGCAACACGCTCTTGTGTTCGTCGGATGAGGTTCGTTTCGATCTTCGTCGGCTTCCTCAAGGCCGGCCTCGAGGCCGACATGCGTCAGATCGAGCCGGCCGTTGCAGTGGGAGTTAAGGACGCCGGCGAGGGGCTCAAGGGCGTGCTGCGCCGCCAAGTGGTCACCGCCGGGCCTTGGGGTACGGCTGGCCAGCACTTGGCGGAACCGGACGTATACCAACCGAGGCCACGACACCGCCGGCTTGGTCTGGAGCAAGGCGCCGCAGATCGTCCGCCACGGCCGCTACGTCACGTTCCAGATGGTGGAGGCGGCGATTCGGCTTGAGCTGTTTGCCGACATCCTGAGCCGCATCGACCGGCTCGGACCGATGAAGGGCTCGACATGTCGCCCGGATCGCAGTCTTTCGGCGGTGACAACGGGGTCAGTGCGTCCGGGTCGCAGGCAAATGCGCCGTATTGCGGCGCTGACTGGCGTTTCACCGTTCCCGATTGTCCGCCGGAGGTCAGCCGACCGCGATCGATTGCCCATCCAGCCGTTTTGAGTCGCGCATCAGTCCGCCGAGAGGGTTTTACGCGGGGAGTTCCGGTCAAGTACGGTCAGGCGATGGGCCAGAAAACGAAGCTCAGGTTCATCTCGCAGAATTCCAGGCTCTGCGGGATGAGTCTGATCATTACTCGCAGCGCATCGACAGGATGTCGGGTGTCTACCTAACCGCTTTGTTCGGCATCGCAGGCTATCTTTGCGGCCGGAAAGCAAATTCGAAATCGATGCCTATATCGCCTCGGTTAAGGCGTCCGAAAGCCTGTCGACGCTGTTCATCTTTCTGTCGATCTTGAATTGGTCTTGCTCATAAGAATCGGAAGCTTCTTTTCGGGCGTGTTGGCGATAACGCAATATGTGCATTACATCATTCGCCCGAGGCTCATCGCGCTCGTGGGGCAAGAAGTATTGAGTTGGGATGAAATACCTAGGCTCAGAGCAAAGAAAACGTGGCTTCCTTTGCGCTCGCTGGGACAGTTTTTGTTCGTTGTTATTGCGGAGAGCGTCTCTATCGCCATTCTAGTAAGCTCTTGGCATGTGTTCGACATGGAGTGGCCGTTCGTGCTCTTGTACATCGTTGGATGGACTTTTTTAGTCGTATCGGTAGGCTCCCTCATTGTAGTGGGCTTGGCTGGGCTGCGTTTCCATCGACCGCCACAAAGAGCAAGCTCCGTTCCGTCTGTGTCTGCCGACAGAGTGCAAGCTGCTGAACTAGGCGCAGGAGACCAGAGACAGAGGCAAACGGGGTATGTGAGTCCGAAGCGATCAGAGTGCTGAGCGCAGCGGCGATAATCGTTGAGTTGAAGGCCCCTAGCGCTACGCATCAAAAACCTTTCCCGATTTAGAACCTCTCCCAAATGACTTGTCCTCATCAGCGCGCTCGCGGTTGGCGTCGAGGCGTTGTTCGGAGACTCGAACCTCGCGACAGACGCCGTCTGCGCGCCCGGCGGCGGCGCGCTCGACGTGCGGGTTGTCTCTCGGCGTCCCGACGAAGTCGTCGGCTTCGGCGACACCCGCATCCACACTGCGACGGCGGTGTTCGACGTGCGGGTCTCCGAGGTTTCGATGCCGGTCGACGGCGACGTCCTGGAAGTTGGTGGTGAGAGGTTCGTCGTCCAGGGCGAGCCGGTGAAGGACCAGGACGGGCTGGTCTGGACCTTGGACGTGCGCCTGACGACATGAAGATCGCCGCCACGGTCTTCGGCTCGCTCAAATCAGAGCTGGACCAAGAGATGCGCCAGATCGAGGGCGCGGTGGCCGCCGGCGTCAAGGATGCCGGCGCCGGGCTCAAGGGCACGTTGCGGCGCCAGGTCATCACCGCCGGGCTCGGTCCACGACTGGCGAAGACGTGGCGTGATCGGACGTATCCCAACCGCGGCCACGACGCCGCGGCGCTGGTGTGGAGCAAGGCGCCGCAGATCATCCGTGCGTTCGACGAGGGCGCGGTCATTCGCTCACGCAATGGGTTCTGGCTCACCATCCCGACCGGAGCGGCGCCGAAGCACGTGCGCGGCCGGCGGGTCACGCCGGATCTGGTCGAGCGCATGTACGGCCGCCGGCTGCGGTTCGTCTACCGGCGGCGCGGGCCGTCGCTGCTGGTGATGGACGGGATGGTGGCGAGCGGTGGCCAGCGCGGCGGCTACCGGATGGCGACGGTACGCAAGGCAACGAAGCGCCGCGGCCACTACGTGTCGGCCTCCGGCCTCGCCACCGTGGTGATGTTCTTCCTCGTGCCGCAAGTGAAGATGCCGAAGCGCCTCGACGTGGCGCGCGCGGCGCGCACCTGGTCGGCACGGCTGCCGGCGCTGATCGGCCGGCGCATGCGGTCGAAGTGACAATCCATCAGAAAGGATCAGAGCGATGAGCAAATCCGACTACCTCGAGAACGCGGTGCTCGATGCCGTGCTCAACAACACCGCGCTGCAGGTGACGACGCCCTACGTCTCGCTGCACACCGCCGATCCGGGCGAGGACGCCTCGGGCGCCGAGTGCTCGGGCGGCAGCTACGCGCGCCAGGCCGGCTCGTTCGGCGCCGCCTCCGGCGGCAGTTGCGCCAATGACGCCGAGATCTCGTTCGACTTCACCGGCTACGGCGCCCAGGTCACCGTCACCCATTTCGGCATCTGGGACGCATCGACGGCCGGCAACCTGCTCTACAAGGGGGCGTTGACCGCCTCCAAGACCGTGGACCCCGGCGATACCGTCCGGTTCGCAACCGGTCAGCTTACCGTTACCGAAGACTGACATCATGGCGTATCCGGCTTCCACGCAGGCGCTGGCGGACGCGCTGGCGTCGGTCGACCGAACGGCGCTTCGGCTCAAGCAGTTCGCTCAGGACGCGAAGGCGCTGATGGCGGCGCAGAACGTAAGCGGCAATCAACTCCTCCAGATCATGTCCGAGATGAAGTCGGCACTCGAAACGTGGGCGACGGCGCGGGCGATCCCTGGGATTGCTGCCTACGTTCGTGACCAGAAGGGCGACCAGGCGCTTGATCTGGTCGCCGAAGTAGGCGCGATGATCACCGCTGCCGAGCAAGTCCGCGACGCCATCATTGCCGGTTTCCCCGCGCACGACGGCTACATTCTGAAGGACCAACTCGGAACCGACGGGGCGATCACGGTGCGTCAGTTCACGCCTGCGCAGACCGCCGGTTTACGCGGCCATCTCGACGCGTTGATCGCGACCATCGGATAAGACGGCCATGGCCGATACCGGCTGGCAGAGTTGCGCCACCGGCACGAACGACGACCGCTTTGGCACGCTCGCTTGGGGGTTCCCCGAAAGAATTGTCGCTCTCGATGGCTCGCGTTCGCACATTGTCAGTCAGTCCGGCACCTCCAACTACCTGAAGGCGACAAACTTCGGGTCGGCTATCCCCGCCGGCGCCACGATCGACGGCGTCGAAATCTGGGTCGAGGCACGGCGCGCCTCTGGTACTCCCACCTTTCCCTTCGATCGGGTCCGGCTGGTCGATGAAAACGACGTGGTCGGCGACACCGATCGGGCAAGCGGTACGGTCGTTACGGACGCCGGCTACGACCCGTACTACTTCGGAGGGCCGTCGGATCTGTGGGGCGAGGCGCTAACGCCAGCGATCCTCAACAACTCCGCCAGCGGTGTCGTCGTCGCGACGTCCTTGGCGGAGGTTTATTACCCGCAAATCGACTACATCGCGCGCAAGGTCTATTACTCGACCAGCACGACGCATGATGCGGCGGCTTCAGCAGCCGGCGCGGCCGGGGTTGGGGCCACAGTGGATCTCGTCCGGTCTGCCACAGCCAGTGCGGCTGGCGTCGGGAGCGTCGCGGCTGACGCCAGTCTGATCTGCTCGACCAGCGCGGGCGTGGCAGCCGCCGCTGCAGCGGCGGCTCAGGTCATTGGCATTCGGCGCGTCTCCGCGGCCACCGCCGCTGCGGCAACAGCAGGTGGTGCCGCTACAGCGCTCCGCGACATGGCCGGCGCTGCAAGCGGTGAAGCGTCTTTCGCCGGGACACCAATGGTATTGAGGCCGGCCACCGGCAACGCCGTCGGCGGCGTGACTGCATCGGCGAGCGCCATCAATGTGCGGGCGGTGGCGGGCGGCGTGGCCTGCGCTGCATTGGTATCGGGTACCACCACCGCGGCCGGCGAGCACGATGCGACCGCTGCGGCCGTTGGCGCCGCATCGGCGACCGGTGCCGTGGAACATGTGCGCTTTGCCAGTGCGACCGTGTCCGGCCTCGGGGTGCCGCAGGGCATTCCGACCGCAGTGCGCAACACTGCGGCGAGCGTTGCGGGCAGCGCTGGAACGACCGCCAGGATCGGCGGGGACTGGCTCGCCATCGGGACCGCCGCCGGCATGGCAGTGGTCGTCGGACTGGCGATCGGCGGCTACGGCGCCAGCAAGGCCGAGCGGATTCTGCGGGCGCTGAAGGCACGCCTGGAGACGATCGACGCCGTGCGCGTGGAGCGCAACACCGCGTTGCCCGAGCGCATTCCGGCCGGCGGGCTGATCGTGCTCCGCGACGGCGATCCCGGCGAGCCGGACGTGGCATTGGGCGGGTTTGCCGGCGCCTACTACAGCCATACCGTTGACGTCGAGGTGTACGTGGCCGAAGGCGACGACGCCGCGCGCGATACCGCGTTCGATGCGTTGCTGCAGGCGCTCGATGACGCGCTCATTGCCGACCCGACGCTGGGCGGGCTGGCATTCGGCATGGAGTACGGCCGGCCGGCCGTCGACGTCGAGCCGGTCGAGGGCGCCGCCGCCATCAAGAGCGCCACGCTCCCCATCGTCGTCGAATACGAGACCGCGACGCGGCTCGGCTGACCCGCCCCCGTCACAGAGGAGACCTGGCCCATGGCCCGATCCTACGGCGCCAACGCGACACTGCTGCTCAAGCGCGAGACCGAATACGGCACCAACCCCGGCGGCAACTTTCTGCGCATGCCGTTCAACCGCTGCTCGCTCGGCTCCGAGCAGGGGCTGATCGACGACCCGGTGCTCGGCTACGGCCGCGATCCGCGCTCGCCGCTGCTGGACGTGATCAACGACGACGGCGACATCGTGGTGCCGCTGGACGTGCGCCATCTCGGGCTGTGGCTCACCGGCCTGCTCGGCGATCCGGCCACCACCGGCACTGGCCCCTACGTGCACACGTTCGCGTCCGGCGCGGCGTCGCTGCCCAGCTTCTCGGCCGAGGTGGGGCTCTCCCAGGTCCCGGCCTACTTCCTCCACACCGGCGTGATGCTGAACTCGATCGCGCTGGAGTTCACGCGCTCGGGCGCGGCGGCGGCGACCATCAACGCCATCGCCCAGGGCGAGACGCGCAACGATACGACCCAGGGCGGCACGCCGACGACGCTGGCGTTCAATCGCATCTCGCAGTTCCAGGGCTCGATCAAGCGGGCCGGCGCCGCCGTCGCCAACCTCACCGGCGGCTCGTTGACGTATTCGAACAACCTGGAGCGCATAGAGACCATTCGCAACGACGGCAAGATCGACGGCGCCGATCCGACCATCGCCGCGCTCACCGGGCGCATCGACGTGCGCTACTCGGACAATACGCTGATCGATCTGGCCGCCGCCGGCACGCCGGTGGATCTGGAGTTCGCCTACACCATCGACGCCAACAACAAGGTCGTGTTCACCTGCCACGAGGTCTACCTGCCGAAGCCGAAGCTGGCGGTGGAGGGCCCGGGTGGGGTGCAGGCGAGCTTCGACTTCCAGGGCGCATGGAACGAGGCCGAGGGCGCAGGACCAACGACGCTGACGGAGCGAGCTACGCGGAAAGGGCCTCGGCGCGGGGCCGCGGGGGGGCGCGGCGCGGCGCGGGGCGGCGCGGGGGGGGGGGGGGGGCGGACGCGATCGCCGCGGGGGGGGGGGCCCCGGGGGCCCGGGGCCCCCCCCCCCGGGGGCGGGGGGCGGGCGAACGGGAGCGCTGCAGTTAGGAGTGGTTGCGATGATCATTGAGCGGGCGCAAAGAGCCGTACGGGCTGTCGCTGCCGTACAACATCGACGTCGTCGTGCGGCCGCTGACATCGTCCGGCATGGCCGTGGCGCAGGCGGCGGCGCGCAGGCGCATCGAGGCGCTGGAAGAGCAAGTGCGCGAGCGTAAGGAGTCAGGGCTCGATCTCGGCGAGCTGCCGGATCTCGGCGACGAGGCCGAGCACGATGCGCTCTACCATGGCATCCTCGTCCACGAGCTGGCCGCGCGCCACATCGTCTCATGGTCGGGGGTGCTCGACGCCGATGGCGAGAGTAATGCGGCGGTCACTCGCGAGGCGGTGGCGGCGGTGCTGGATCTCTATCCCATCGGCGAGCGGTTCTTCCAGGAGTTCACGCTCCGCCAGGTGCTGTTGAACGCCGCAAAAAACGCATCAGGGCCCTCTGCCGCTGGCACTTCACGCCGGGCGGAGGGCCAGGATACTGCCAAGGCTGCAACGACGACGGGCAACTCTGCGCCGACGGAGGCCTCGGCCTGACCGGTGAGCGCTGCGCCTATCGCGAACACGCGCCCGAGGCCTCGAAGAACAGCAGGCGTGGGAGCTGGTGCAGGCGGTGCAGAACCAGGTCACGCCTGCCAGCCGCGTGTTCGATCTCGGCCTGGCGCTGGAGCTGGCGCGCGCCCGCGGCCATGACCTCGAGGTCATGAGCGAGCTGCTGCCGGCGGCGCAGGCCGGCATGCTGGAAGCGATCATCGAGAACCCGACGGAATAGACCATGGCGCGAGCGAAACACACGTACGCAGTACGGCTGGCGGTCGAGGGCGGCGGCCGGGTCAAGGCCGAGCTGGTCGACGTCGGCGCCACCGGCGACCGGTCGCTGCGCCGGATCGAAACCGGCGCCGATCGGGCCGGGCGCGGACTGCGCGGCCTCACCGAACGGACGCGGGCACTTGGAATCGCCAGCAAGGCTCTGGGCGCCGCTGCGGCGGTCGCCGCCGGCGCGACCGGGCTTGGCCTCATGGTCGATCGCGCCATTTCCGCCGCCGATAACATCGGCAAGACCGCCGACAAGATCGGCGTCGGCGTCGAGGCGCTGCAGGAGTTGCGGTTTGCGGCACAGGCGGCCGGGATCGAACAGCGCACCCTGGATATGGCGCTGCAGCGGTTCACTCGCCGCGCCGCCGAGGCGGCCAAGGGCACGGGAGAAGCCAAGGACGCACTGGCCGACATGGGCATCGCGCTGCGCGACGGTTCCGGGCGGTTGCGGCGCACCGAGGATCTGCTCGGCGACGTCGCGGACGCATTGATGCAGATCGAAGACCCGGCCGAGCGGGTGCGGATCGCCTTCAAGCTGTTCGACTCCGAAGGCGTGGCGATGGTCAACATGCTCTCCGCCGGCGCCGAGCGCATGGAGGCGATGCGGCGCGAGGCGCGCGAGCTGGGGATTGTCATCGACGAGCATCTGGTGCGGAACGCCGAAGAGGCGCGGACCAAAATGGACACGCTTGCCACCGTCATCTCGCAGAACCTGACCAAGGCCATCCTCGGCCTGGCGCAACCGCTCTCCGACGCCTCGGGGTGGTTCGCGGAGTTCTTCAAGTACGTCGGCTTCGGCTGGGAGAACCTTTCGCTGATCATGCAGGGCGATTGGGACGCAAGCGGCCGCAGCCTGCCGAACGCGGAAGCGAAGCTGCAAAGGCTGACCGATCATCTGGC includes:
- a CDS encoding HD domain-containing protein, which encodes ATARRDQAAWDLLNTPEFQRLRRIRQLGVSEFTFPGATHTRFAHSVGVFHTARALVNVLGKLIPDAEFDRDRADLAVLAALLHDLGHGPFSHAFESAQKKRGSKKSHENWTSDIILNPKGYIQPILENFRQGITEHIADLLTAEVPKDVYHAVVSSSFDADRLDYLRRDRLMTGRGAGAIDFDWLIDNLRIAEVRRGGDDDVDSEPVMTFCLDEKALQAAESFLLARYHLFEQVYLHKATRCVEAMLRALLERVAEAAKGRGHTKLGLDKTDPLIRFFKTGARPSRMSCT